One Helianthus annuus cultivar XRQ/B chromosome 12, HanXRQr2.0-SUNRISE, whole genome shotgun sequence genomic region harbors:
- the LOC118485118 gene encoding uncharacterized protein LOC118485118 encodes MSKHGEGRWNAIEESGRSTEGGDDWRRGRLEGVVRMSSRRRVAEETVAETEGQRWWSAAVIRWAEICRYGMVTRNCRGFFVLSDCRRSLNTRTSDWYVKLSNYKVIFVFLDSSGVCISYIDRMLNS; translated from the exons ATGAGCAAACATGGAGAAGGGAGGTGGAATGCTATTGAAGAGAGCGGCCGGTCGACGGAGGGAGGCGACGATTGGCGGAGAGGGCGGTTGGAGGGTGTCGTGAGAATGAGTAGCAGGCGGAGGGTGGCGGAGGAGACGGTGGCGGAAACGGAGGGGCAGCGGTGGTGGAGTGCGGCGGTGATCCGATGGGCTGAGATATGCCGATATGGAATGGTGACAA GAAACTGTAGAGGGTTCTTTGTTCTCTCTGATTGTCGGCGATCTCTCAACACCCGCACCTCAGACTGGTACGTTAAACTCTCTAACTACAAGGTAATATTTGTTTTTCTCGATTCTTCTGGGGTTTGTATCAGTTATATTGATAGAATGCTTAATAGTTAA